In a genomic window of Lycium ferocissimum isolate CSIRO_LF1 chromosome 9, AGI_CSIRO_Lferr_CH_V1, whole genome shotgun sequence:
- the LOC132030368 gene encoding peroxisome biogenesis protein 19-2-like: MATEHSDDLDQLLDSALDDFQSLNLTSGAQRSEDGEEKKDSSSMPGGVQGLGMTLPDRNAKKKGKQKASGESKDSHVAEALDKLREQTREAVKGLESVAGPRPGVETMGNDAMMEEWVKQFEELSGSQDMESIVETMMQQLLSKEILHEPMKEIEERYPKWLEDNKVKLSTEEYERYKNQYELIRDLNKVYESEPSNFNKIVELMQKMQECGQPPNDIVHELAPDFDISSLGQLSPEMLEGQQNCCIM; encoded by the exons ATGGCTACTGAACACTCTGATGATTTAGACCAACTCCTTGACA GTGCTTTGGATGATTTTCAGAGTCTCAATCTCACTTCTGGTGCTCAAAG AAGTGAAGATGGAGAAGAGAAGAAAGATAGTTCTTCTATGCCTGGTGGGGTTCAAGGTCTAGGGATGACGTTGCCCGATAGGAATGCTAAGAAAAAGGGGAAGCAAAAGGCTTCTGGTGAGTCGAAAGACTCGCACGTAGCTGAAGCTCTTGATAAGCTTAGAGAGCAGACAAGGGAGGCTGTTAAAGGATTGGAATCAGTGGCTGGGCCGAGACCTGGTGTAGAGACCATGGGGAATGATGCAATGATGGAGGAGTGGGTGAAGCAATTTGAAGAGCTTTCTGGGTCTCAG GACATGGAGTCTATAGTAGAGACCATGATGCAGCAGCTTTTGTCAAAGGAAATTCTTCACGAACCCatgaaagaaattgaagaaagatATCCTAAATGGCTGGAGGACAACAAAGTCAAGTTGAGCACTGAAGAGTATGAACGTTACAAGAACCAGTATGAACTTATAAGAGATCTGAACAAAGTTTATGAGAGTGAACCTAGCAACTTCAACAAAATTGTAGAGCTTATGCAGAAAATGCAAGAATGTGGCCAACCGCCAAATGATATTGTTCATGAGCTTGCTCCAGACTTTGATATATCATCTCTTGGACAGCT ATCCCCAGAGATGTTGGAGGGCCAACAGAACTGCTGTATCATGTAA
- the LOC132030367 gene encoding probable pectinesterase 68, producing MAVFINSYFNFSIFLVNYLFFSFFFHADSASSTVPASNSVKNRRHKWIGPSGTRHISVNVHGFGDYQSVQEAVDSIPQNNRMNVIIDICPGYYIEKVVVPDTKPYITFQGAGRDVTVIEWHDRASDKGADGQQLRTYQTASVTVYASYFSARNISFKNTAPAPLPGMQGWQAVAFRISGDKAYFSGCGFYGAQDTLCDDAGRHYFKECYIEGSIDFIFGNGRSMYKDCELHSIATRFGSIAAQDRRSPDDKTGFAFIGCRVTGSGPLYVGRAMGQYSRIVYSYTYFDDIVAHGGWDDWDHLSNKNKTAFFGMYKCSGPGAAAVKGASWARELDYDTAHKFLAKSFVNGRHWIAPSDA from the exons ATGGCAGTTTTCATtaattcttattttaatttctccATTTTCTTAGTTAAttacttgtttttttctttcttcttccatgCAGATTCAGCTAGCAGTACTGTGCCAGCTTCAAATTCTGTCAAGAACCGCCGCCATAAATGGATTGGGCCGTCAGGCACCCGTCATATCTCTGTTAACGTTCACGGTTTTGGAGATTATCAGTCAGTTCAAGAGGCAGTTGACTCTATTCCGCAAAACAACAGGATGAATGTCATTATTGACATTTGCCCCGGTTATTACAT TGAGAAAGTGGTGGTGCCAGACACAAAACCGTACATAACGTTTCAAGGAGCAGGGAGGGACGTGACGGTGATAGAATGGCATGATAGAGCAAGTGACAAAGGTGCTGATGGACAACAGCTTCGTACATACCAAACTGCTTCTGTTACAGTTTATGCTTCTTATTTTTCAGCCAGAAATATTAGCTTCAAG aACACAGCACCAGCACCATTGCCAGGGATGCAAGGATGGCAAGCAGTTGCATTTCGGATATCCGGCGACAAGGCTTACTTCTCCGGCTGTGGATTTTACGGCGCACAAGACACACTTTGTGACGACGCAGGCCGCCATTACTTCAAAGAGTGTTACATTGAGGGTTCTATTGACTTCATTTTTGGCAATGGTCGCTCTATGTATAAG GACTGTGAGCTACATTCAATAGCCACAAGATTTGGGTCCATTGCAGCCCAAGATAGAAGATCCCCAGATGACAAGACTGGATTTGCCTTCATAGGCTGCAGGGTCACAGGGAGTGGCCCACTGTATGTGGGCCGTGCAATGGGCCAATACTCCAGAATTGTCTATTCTTACACCTATTTTGATGATATTGTGGCCCATGGTGGCTGGGATGACTGGGACCACCTtagcaacaagaacaa GACTGCATTTTTTGGAATGTACAAATGCTCAGGCCCAGGAGCAGCAGCTGTGAAGGGTGCATCATGGGCCCGTGAGCTGGATTACGATACGGCCCACAAGTTTCTAGCCAAGAGCTTTGTCAATGGACGCCACTGGATTGCCCCATCAGACgcttaa